The following are from one region of the Orenia metallireducens genome:
- the argR gene encoding arginine repressor has translation MKSKRHLKIMSLVQDEDIHTQDELASRLEEEGIEVTQATVSRDIKQLGLIKIPLDDGGYKYSLPPKQKDNININSRMKRMFEDSVSSIDYSENLVVINTLPGTAQAVASLIDNTEWKNVLGTIAGDDTILMIVKPKSAVTNVIERLKSLTV, from the coding sequence GTGAAAAGTAAGCGGCATCTTAAAATTATGAGCTTAGTCCAGGATGAGGATATTCATACTCAAGATGAATTAGCTTCTAGACTGGAAGAAGAGGGAATTGAAGTAACTCAAGCAACGGTATCTCGTGATATCAAGCAATTGGGTTTGATTAAGATACCACTAGATGATGGAGGATATAAATATTCATTACCTCCTAAGCAGAAAGATAATATTAATATAAATAGTAGAATGAAGAGAATGTTTGAGGATTCAGTAAGTAGTATAGATTATAGTGAAAATTTAGTTGTAATTAATACTTTACCAGGAACAGCTCAAGCAGTAGCTTCTTTAATAGATAATACAGAATGGAAGAATGTACTAGGAACAATTGCTGGAGATGATACTATTTTGATGATTGTAAAGCCTAAAAGTGCTGTTACAAATGTTATAGAAAGGCTAAAGAGTCTAACTGTTTAA
- a CDS encoding copper transporter — translation MLLDLRYHVITIVIIFVTLAIGILIGSSMVGNDLLVKEQKHLISNLEKDFKSLRTKNKEFSKEVNYLETRLADNINFQKMIMPLVVKEQLKDQNLLLVVGNNVNSNLKDKIIKTLKLADAKGLEIIEDLSTIDERKDFTKVLLLGDLNEEFNYPTDLRDKFIKIDSENIKNISGLIKLVFEVAAKDLPSVKEGEHWISQFQF, via the coding sequence ATGTTACTTGATTTAAGATACCATGTGATTACAATTGTAATTATATTTGTAACATTAGCGATTGGCATCTTGATTGGTAGTAGTATGGTGGGAAATGATTTGCTTGTTAAAGAACAGAAGCACTTAATCTCAAATCTAGAAAAGGATTTCAAATCTTTAAGAACAAAGAATAAAGAGTTCTCTAAAGAGGTCAACTATTTAGAGACTAGGCTTGCTGATAATATAAATTTTCAAAAGATGATTATGCCTTTAGTAGTAAAAGAGCAATTAAAGGATCAAAATTTATTATTAGTAGTAGGTAATAATGTTAATTCTAATTTGAAGGATAAGATAATCAAGACATTGAAGTTGGCAGATGCTAAAGGGCTAGAGATAATCGAAGATTTAAGTACTATAGATGAAAGAAAAGATTTTACAAAGGTGCTCTTATTAGGAGATTTGAATGAAGAGTTCAATTATCCTACTGATTTGAGAGACAAGTTTATCAAAATCGATTCAGAAAATATTAAGAATATCTCAGGATTAATCAAATTGGTATTTGAAGTGGCAGCTAAAGATCTTCCAAGTGTTAAGGAGGGAGAGCATTGGATAAGTCAATTTCAGTTTTAA
- a CDS encoding NAD(+)/NADH kinase, which translates to MSISGEIKKIALIANTNKAKAVKVMEQVCNYLDSKGKDYLLEEDSASLLERKVKSEVYERLVDFADVVIVFGGDGTFLKAARTFAASDVPILGINLGQLGFLTDIEVEMLEEGLDKLLDGDYQIEERMILEGTVIRENQRVNRAIAINDLVLTKGPFSRIIKLETFIDGEYITTYPGDGLIIACPTGSTAYSLSAGGPIVNPKMKSLIITPICPHTLNSRSIVTTEDEEIVVKVDADHSEVMLTVDGQESFPILSDDIIRISKSNLVAKMIKLEGYNFYKILRNRLHSNRF; encoded by the coding sequence GTGAGTATTAGCGGTGAGATTAAAAAAATTGCTTTAATTGCTAACACAAACAAGGCAAAAGCTGTAAAGGTAATGGAGCAAGTCTGTAATTATTTAGATTCTAAAGGGAAAGATTATCTCTTAGAAGAAGATAGTGCTAGTTTGTTGGAGCGAAAAGTAAAAAGTGAGGTCTATGAGAGATTAGTTGACTTTGCTGATGTAGTGATTGTCTTTGGTGGTGATGGGACTTTTTTAAAGGCTGCTCGTACCTTTGCTGCCAGTGATGTTCCGATTTTAGGAATTAATTTAGGGCAGTTAGGATTTTTAACTGATATAGAGGTAGAGATGTTAGAAGAGGGTTTAGATAAATTATTAGATGGAGATTATCAGATAGAGGAGAGAATGATTTTAGAAGGAACAGTTATTAGAGAGAATCAAAGAGTTAATCGAGCAATTGCTATTAACGATTTAGTTCTTACTAAAGGTCCTTTCTCAAGAATCATCAAATTAGAGACCTTCATTGATGGAGAGTATATTACAACTTATCCTGGTGATGGATTGATTATAGCATGTCCAACAGGTTCAACAGCCTATTCATTATCGGCAGGAGGACCTATTGTCAATCCTAAGATGAAATCTTTAATTATTACCCCAATCTGCCCACATACCTTAAATTCTCGTTCGATAGTTACTACTGAAGATGAAGAGATAGTAGTCAAGGTAGATGCTGACCATAGTGAAGTAATGTTAACAGTAGATGGTCAAGAGAGTTTTCCAATACTCTCTGATGATATTATTAGGATTAGTAAATCTAATTTAGTAGCTAAAATGATAAAATTAGAAGGATATAACTTTTATAAAATTCTAAGAAATAGGCTACATAGTAATAGATTTTAA
- a CDS encoding polyprenyl synthetase family protein, producing MEIKRFIKEKSQLINQALEDYLPNQETHPARLHESMRYSVLAGGKRLRPILVLEAAKLIGANEDDILEAACALEMIHSYSLIHDDLPCMDDDDFRRGKPTNHKVFGEAIAVLAGDSLLTYAFELMTEIKNVSADKVLLAIRELAKASGNRGMVGGQVADIMAEGRNIDSDELEYIHTHKTGALLKASVRIGAILAGATDEELAALTTYAKEIGLGFQIVDDILDIEGDAKKLGKDIGSDLDRDKATFPAIYGLEESKKMASATCKRAKEALSIFGEDAKLLLQLADYIIEREY from the coding sequence ATGGAGATTAAAAGATTTATTAAAGAAAAGAGCCAATTAATCAATCAAGCTTTAGAAGATTATTTACCTAATCAAGAGACGCATCCTGCTAGATTACATGAGTCGATGCGCTATAGTGTCTTAGCAGGTGGGAAGAGGTTAAGACCTATTTTAGTACTAGAAGCTGCTAAGTTAATAGGTGCTAATGAAGATGATATTTTAGAGGCTGCTTGTGCTTTAGAGATGATACATAGTTATTCTTTGATTCATGATGATTTACCTTGTATGGATGATGATGATTTTAGGAGAGGAAAACCGACAAATCATAAGGTATTTGGTGAAGCAATAGCAGTATTGGCAGGAGATTCTTTATTGACCTATGCCTTTGAGCTGATGACTGAGATTAAGAATGTTTCTGCAGATAAAGTTTTATTGGCCATTAGAGAATTGGCTAAAGCTTCTGGAAATAGAGGAATGGTAGGTGGACAAGTTGCAGATATTATGGCAGAAGGTCGTAACATAGATAGTGATGAGCTAGAGTACATACATACTCATAAGACAGGTGCTTTATTGAAGGCTTCTGTCAGAATCGGTGCTATTTTAGCTGGGGCTACTGATGAAGAGTTAGCAGCCTTAACCACTTATGCTAAAGAGATTGGTTTAGGCTTCCAAATTGTTGATGATATTTTAGATATTGAAGGTGATGCCAAGAAGCTAGGAAAGGATATAGGCAGTGATTTAGATCGGGATAAGGCTACCTTTCCGGCTATTTATGGTTTAGAGGAGTCGAAAAAGATGGCTAGTGCTACGTGTAAAAGAGCTAAAGAGGCATTGAGTATCTTTGGTGAAGATGCTAAATTATTATTACAATTGGCAGATTATATTATAGAACGAGAATATTAA
- the spo0A gene encoding sporulation transcription factor Spo0A translates to MREADTIKVLLVDDNRDFCNLIKEYLDQQDEFKVVGIANDGIEALEVVDEVEFDVLVLDVIMPHLDGIGVLEELHSKGVTDKFKIIMLTAFGQEELTQRVVNLGADYYILKPFDLEKLSNRIKQVTSKVATGSRGYKLSTQVNNLNNTKNVEERITDIMHQIGIPAHIKGYLYLRKAISMVVDEVELLGAVTKELYPLVAKEFNTTASRVERAIRHAIEVTWERGNTNAINRIFGHSVTTASGKPTNSQFIAKVADKLRIELRVS, encoded by the coding sequence ATGAGAGAAGCAGATACAATTAAGGTATTATTAGTAGATGATAATAGGGATTTTTGTAATTTGATTAAAGAGTATCTCGACCAGCAAGATGAGTTTAAAGTAGTAGGAATTGCTAATGATGGTATTGAGGCTTTAGAAGTAGTCGATGAAGTCGAGTTTGATGTATTGGTGTTGGATGTAATTATGCCACATTTAGATGGGATTGGAGTATTAGAGGAACTGCATAGTAAAGGAGTGACTGATAAGTTTAAAATAATAATGTTAACTGCCTTTGGACAAGAAGAATTGACACAGCGAGTTGTTAATTTAGGTGCTGATTATTATATCTTAAAACCTTTCGATTTAGAGAAATTATCTAATAGAATTAAACAAGTTACTTCTAAGGTAGCTACTGGAAGTAGAGGTTACAAACTTAGTACTCAAGTTAATAATTTAAATAACACTAAGAATGTTGAGGAAAGAATTACTGATATAATGCATCAGATTGGAATTCCAGCACATATCAAAGGGTATTTATACTTAAGAAAGGCTATCTCTATGGTTGTTGATGAAGTGGAGTTATTAGGTGCAGTAACTAAGGAACTATATCCTCTAGTAGCCAAAGAGTTTAATACAACAGCAAGTAGAGTAGAAAGAGCAATTAGACATGCTATTGAAGTTACTTGGGAGAGAGGAAATACCAATGCTATCAATAGAATCTTTGGACATTCTGTTACAACTGCTAGTGGTAAACCAACCAACTCTCAATTTATTGCTAAAGTAGCAGATAAGTTGAGAATTGAATTAAGAGTTAGTTAG
- the dxs gene encoding 1-deoxy-D-xylulose-5-phosphate synthase, which translates to MDDLLSKVNSPQDLKGLSMDNLYKLAQQIRDEIIINLSQTGGHLASSLGVVELTIALHSILDSPKDKIIWDVGHQAYAHKILTGRREDFKTLRRLDGISGFPKRSESVHDQVDVGHSSTSISAALGIACARDIKGDGDTVVAVIGDGALTAGMAFEALNHAGHLKKDMIVILNDNEMSISKNVGAISNYLDKLRTNPKIHRAKKDLGHLINAIPAFGDHLLKTANRVKNSLKYLLVSGILFEEFGFTYLGPVDGHNIRVLQEHIKDAQNIGGPVLIHAITTKGKGYTPAEEEPSKFHGVGPFNIRTGEGRGKKKRRTYTNIFSQTLVDLAKEDSDIVAITAAMPSGTGLNKFAKEFPKRFYDVGIAEQHAITLGAGLALNGVKPFVTLYSTFLQRGYDQVMHDVCIQNLPVKLAIDRAGIVGRDGETHQGVFDYAFLRHLPNMTVMAPKDENELRAMIKLAANYNRPIAVRYPRGEVIGVERVEVEDLEVGKAEVLREGKDGAILAIGSMVYPSLEVANGLATEGIELTVVNSRFVKPLDQELILDLADKFNRVFTIEEHVLQGGFGSAIAELLVDNDSNVKLTRMGLPDKFIEHGSSEELLARYGLDIKGIRKRIKEVMQEG; encoded by the coding sequence ATGGATGATCTGTTATCTAAGGTCAATTCACCGCAAGATTTAAAGGGTTTATCCATGGATAATTTATATAAATTAGCTCAGCAAATTAGAGATGAGATTATTATTAATTTATCACAAACAGGAGGGCATTTAGCATCTTCTTTGGGTGTAGTAGAGTTGACTATTGCCCTTCATTCTATATTAGATAGTCCTAAGGATAAAATCATCTGGGATGTAGGTCATCAAGCTTATGCCCACAAGATATTAACAGGAAGAAGGGAAGATTTCAAGACTTTAAGAAGGTTAGACGGGATAAGTGGATTTCCTAAACGTTCTGAAAGTGTTCATGACCAGGTAGATGTTGGTCATAGTAGTACATCTATCTCAGCAGCTTTAGGGATTGCTTGTGCCCGTGATATCAAAGGTGATGGTGATACAGTTGTAGCTGTAATTGGAGATGGGGCATTGACAGCAGGAATGGCCTTTGAGGCTTTAAATCATGCCGGTCATTTGAAGAAAGATATGATAGTTATTCTAAATGATAATGAGATGTCTATATCTAAAAATGTAGGGGCTATCTCCAACTATTTAGATAAATTAAGAACAAATCCTAAGATTCATCGGGCTAAAAAGGATTTGGGACATTTGATTAATGCTATACCAGCCTTTGGAGATCATTTATTAAAGACAGCAAATAGAGTTAAAAATAGTTTAAAGTATCTACTTGTATCAGGTATTTTATTTGAAGAGTTCGGCTTTACCTATTTAGGTCCTGTTGATGGTCATAATATTAGAGTCTTACAAGAGCATATCAAAGATGCTCAAAATATTGGTGGTCCCGTCTTAATTCATGCTATTACCACTAAAGGAAAGGGATATACTCCTGCAGAAGAAGAACCATCTAAGTTTCATGGAGTAGGACCTTTTAATATTAGAACAGGAGAAGGAAGGGGTAAGAAGAAGAGAAGAACCTATACAAATATTTTTAGTCAGACTCTAGTTGATTTGGCTAAAGAGGATAGTGATATTGTAGCAATTACAGCAGCTATGCCTTCAGGAACTGGTCTGAATAAATTTGCTAAAGAATTTCCTAAGCGATTTTATGATGTAGGAATAGCTGAGCAGCATGCAATAACTTTGGGGGCTGGCTTAGCCTTAAATGGGGTTAAGCCCTTTGTTACATTATACTCTACCTTCTTACAAAGAGGCTATGATCAGGTAATGCATGATGTCTGTATTCAGAATTTACCTGTTAAGTTGGCAATTGATCGTGCTGGGATTGTTGGAAGGGATGGGGAGACCCATCAAGGTGTCTTTGATTATGCCTTCTTGCGACATTTACCAAATATGACAGTGATGGCTCCTAAGGATGAGAATGAACTAAGGGCTATGATTAAATTAGCTGCTAACTATAATAGACCGATTGCTGTTAGATATCCACGGGGAGAGGTTATTGGAGTAGAAAGAGTAGAGGTAGAGGATTTAGAAGTAGGGAAAGCAGAGGTCTTACGTGAAGGTAAGGATGGAGCTATTTTAGCTATAGGTTCTATGGTCTATCCGTCCTTAGAGGTTGCTAATGGTTTAGCCACAGAAGGGATAGAGTTGACTGTGGTCAATAGTCGTTTTGTTAAACCTTTAGATCAAGAGCTGATTTTAGATTTAGCTGATAAATTTAATAGAGTCTTTACTATAGAAGAGCATGTCTTACAGGGAGGCTTTGGCAGTGCTATAGCTGAGTTATTGGTTGATAATGATAGCAATGTGAAGTTAACACGAATGGGGTTACCTGATAAGTTCATAGAGCATGGCTCTAGTGAAGAATTATTAGCCAGATATGGATTGGATATAAAGGGAATTAGAAAGAGGATCAAAGAGGTAATGCAGGAGGGGTAA
- the recN gene encoding DNA repair protein RecN: protein MLSELVINNFALIKDVKLELTPGLNILTGETGAGKSIIIKALDMLLGGRASTDFIRFGEEKAIIEGCFDIKNNPLAKDVLKELGIELSDGDNLILTREISTSGNNKSRINGRTVTLEMVKEVTQYLIDIHGQHEHQSLLNPEDHLRLLDEFGGRELILLKGSLEDIYSKWQEKKSRLNKISYNERERERRIDLLEFQITEIEQAELKLGEDKELSEEKKRLSNAEELSRTVSKAYNSLYQSDFEQTAIIDQIKQFSKEIDSLVKIDSSLGEIAESLRNINYELEDISFRLRDYNDEIEFNPQRLDIIENRLKLINDLKRKYGDSIEEILDYYQGISQELAELENSEVEKGELLAEITKLEEEYLVKAEELSTQRKVIARELEKSIARELMDLSMLQTKFEIDFQRKESFTKDGIDKVEFLISPNPGSDLLPLIKIASGGELSRIMLALKTITADIDQISTLIFDEIDTGIGGRVGKLVADKLAGLSTKHQLICITHLPQIACMADNHYFIMKKVVNDETETVIHPLSDNGRIRELARMLDGTLTETTLDHARELLKSATEKKEKN, encoded by the coding sequence GTGCTATCTGAGTTAGTTATAAATAATTTTGCATTGATTAAAGATGTTAAATTAGAATTGACTCCAGGCTTGAATATATTAACTGGAGAGACTGGTGCTGGTAAATCAATTATCATTAAAGCTCTGGATATGCTATTAGGTGGTAGAGCATCGACAGATTTTATTAGATTTGGTGAAGAGAAGGCAATTATAGAAGGATGCTTTGATATCAAAAATAATCCTCTTGCCAAAGATGTGTTAAAAGAACTAGGAATAGAATTGTCTGATGGAGATAACCTAATTTTAACCCGTGAAATTTCTACAAGTGGAAATAATAAATCAAGGATCAATGGAAGAACTGTTACCTTAGAAATGGTTAAAGAGGTAACCCAATATCTAATAGACATTCATGGGCAACATGAACATCAGTCATTGCTAAATCCTGAAGACCATCTGAGGTTATTAGATGAGTTTGGTGGTAGGGAATTGATATTACTTAAGGGTAGTTTAGAAGATATATATAGCAAATGGCAAGAGAAGAAGAGTAGATTAAATAAGATAAGTTACAATGAAAGAGAGAGAGAGAGAAGGATTGATTTATTAGAGTTTCAAATCACTGAAATTGAGCAAGCAGAATTAAAGCTTGGAGAAGATAAAGAGTTATCAGAAGAGAAGAAGAGGTTAAGTAATGCTGAAGAATTAAGTAGGACTGTTAGCAAAGCTTATAATTCTTTGTATCAAAGTGACTTTGAACAGACTGCTATCATTGATCAGATTAAACAGTTCTCTAAAGAGATTGATAGTCTAGTTAAGATAGATAGTAGCTTAGGGGAGATTGCTGAGAGTTTAAGAAATATCAATTATGAGTTAGAGGATATCTCTTTTAGATTGAGAGATTATAATGATGAAATAGAGTTCAACCCTCAACGTTTGGATATAATAGAGAATAGATTGAAATTAATCAATGATTTAAAACGTAAATATGGAGATTCTATTGAAGAGATTTTAGATTACTATCAAGGAATATCTCAAGAGTTAGCTGAGCTTGAAAATAGTGAGGTAGAAAAAGGTGAATTATTAGCCGAAATTACTAAATTAGAAGAGGAATATTTAGTTAAAGCTGAAGAGTTATCTACTCAAAGAAAGGTGATTGCCAGAGAGTTAGAGAAGAGTATCGCCAGAGAGTTAATGGATTTATCGATGTTACAGACTAAATTCGAGATAGATTTTCAGAGAAAAGAGAGCTTTACCAAAGACGGTATTGATAAGGTAGAGTTTTTAATCTCTCCAAATCCTGGTTCTGATTTACTTCCTTTAATTAAGATTGCATCAGGAGGAGAACTATCGAGAATCATGCTAGCTCTAAAGACGATAACTGCAGATATTGACCAGATATCTACACTAATTTTTGATGAAATAGATACTGGAATTGGCGGTAGGGTCGGTAAGTTGGTTGCTGATAAATTGGCAGGTCTATCCACTAAACATCAATTAATCTGTATTACCCATCTTCCTCAAATTGCTTGTATGGCTGATAATCATTACTTCATTATGAAGAAGGTAGTTAATGATGAGACAGAGACTGTAATCCATCCATTAAGTGATAATGGTAGAATTAGAGAATTGGCTAGAATGTTAGATGGCACTTTAACAGAGACAACTCTAGACCATGCCAGAGAATTACTTAAATCAGCTACAGAGAAGAAAGAAAAAAACTGA
- a CDS encoding TlyA family RNA methyltransferase gives MAKKERLDVVLTERGFFKSRSKAKRSIMAGLVFVDEQKIDKAGTKIDLEADIRVKGDLHPYVSRGGLKLEKALEVFNIDLNDKLIIDIGASTGGFTDCALQNGARKVYAIDVGYNQLAWKLRSDERVVCMEKTNARYLTLEDIGEAGDFGMTDVSFISLTKILPSLKGLLKESGEIVALIKPQFEAGPENVGNNGVVKDPAIHKEVIYKIFNFSKEIGLIPIGLNYSPITGGKSHNIEYLSYFTLNQEALEIFNLDQKIEEIIKIAHQDL, from the coding sequence ATGGCTAAAAAAGAACGATTAGATGTAGTATTAACTGAGCGAGGTTTCTTTAAAAGCCGTTCCAAAGCTAAACGGTCAATAATGGCTGGACTTGTCTTTGTTGATGAACAGAAGATAGATAAGGCAGGAACTAAGATAGATTTAGAAGCAGATATTAGAGTGAAAGGTGATTTACATCCTTATGTTAGTCGAGGTGGTTTGAAATTAGAGAAGGCTCTTGAAGTATTTAATATTGATCTAAATGATAAATTAATAATCGATATAGGTGCTTCTACAGGAGGATTTACCGATTGTGCTTTGCAAAATGGTGCACGAAAGGTATATGCAATTGATGTAGGCTATAATCAATTGGCTTGGAAGTTACGTAGTGATGAGCGGGTAGTCTGCATGGAAAAGACTAATGCTCGTTATTTAACTTTAGAGGATATAGGAGAAGCAGGTGATTTTGGAATGACCGATGTCTCTTTTATCTCCTTAACTAAAATATTACCTTCTTTAAAAGGACTATTAAAGGAGTCTGGTGAAATTGTAGCTTTGATTAAACCACAATTTGAAGCTGGACCAGAGAATGTAGGAAACAATGGTGTCGTTAAAGATCCAGCTATTCATAAAGAGGTGATTTATAAGATTTTTAATTTTTCTAAAGAGATTGGTCTGATTCCAATTGGTCTTAATTATTCACCGATTACTGGAGGAAAAAGCCATAATATTGAGTACTTATCTTATTTCACGCTTAATCAAGAGGCTTTAGAAATTTTTAATTTAGATCAAAAGATAGAAGAAATAATTAAAATTGCCCATCAAGATTTATGA
- the spoIVB gene encoding SpoIVB peptidase, giving the protein MKKYKRVMLVNLLLILICLFAFPKVLIFLGLPNNCQIFEGNKTPLKINLPFNVSIRSNPQGNLKINGHRVSQNELNIDLSNPIALQASSVGEYNLDFKLFGLIPLRKMVVNVLPQVKVIPGGQAIGVILKSDGIMVVRNSYVTASDGQKYFPAKEADIEVGDSLLEVNNVEIKNKYHLARLINEYGKKGKSLRFKIRKKSGEVEFKEINPIKSKDGFYMIGIYVDDGATGVGTMSFYEPNNGYYGALGHMITEANTQLKIDVGEGEIVRANISGINQSHKGLPGEKLGTFFNGQGMLGDITKNNNFGIYGRLSISPKHPYFKEAIPVASPLEIKEGSAKIYTVLHGGEIEEFDIEIEKVRRQYEPAEKGLIIRITDSELLSKTGGIVQGMSGSPIVQDGKLVGAITHVFVNDSTRGYGILAQWMIMQTDLLEKNLAKEFVS; this is encoded by the coding sequence ATGAAAAAATATAAAAGAGTAATGTTAGTTAATCTTCTTCTAATATTAATCTGTCTTTTTGCGTTTCCTAAAGTATTAATCTTTTTAGGTTTGCCTAATAATTGTCAAATATTTGAGGGTAATAAGACACCATTAAAGATAAATTTACCTTTTAATGTATCTATCAGGTCAAATCCACAAGGAAATCTAAAGATTAATGGTCATAGAGTTTCTCAGAATGAATTGAATATTGATCTCTCTAATCCTATTGCTTTACAGGCTTCTTCTGTTGGTGAGTATAACCTTGATTTTAAACTTTTTGGTCTAATCCCATTAAGAAAGATGGTTGTTAATGTTCTGCCTCAAGTTAAGGTCATTCCTGGAGGGCAGGCAATTGGAGTCATTCTTAAATCTGATGGGATTATGGTGGTAAGAAACTCTTATGTTACTGCTAGTGATGGTCAAAAATACTTCCCTGCTAAAGAGGCTGATATTGAAGTAGGCGATAGTTTGTTAGAGGTTAATAATGTTGAAATCAAGAATAAGTATCATTTGGCTAGATTAATTAATGAATATGGTAAGAAGGGAAAAAGTTTAAGATTTAAGATTAGAAAGAAATCAGGAGAGGTTGAATTTAAAGAGATTAATCCTATTAAGAGTAAAGATGGGTTTTATATGATAGGTATTTATGTTGATGATGGTGCTACAGGAGTAGGAACAATGTCATTTTATGAACCCAACAATGGCTATTATGGTGCTTTAGGTCATATGATTACTGAAGCAAATACCCAGTTGAAGATTGATGTAGGAGAAGGAGAGATAGTTAGAGCTAATATCTCAGGAATTAATCAAAGTCACAAGGGATTACCAGGGGAGAAGCTAGGGACTTTCTTTAATGGACAAGGTATGTTGGGAGATATCACTAAGAATAATAATTTTGGCATTTATGGTCGTTTATCTATCTCACCTAAACATCCTTATTTTAAAGAAGCAATACCAGTAGCAAGTCCTCTAGAGATAAAAGAAGGCTCTGCTAAAATCTATACTGTGCTTCATGGAGGAGAGATAGAAGAATTTGATATAGAGATAGAGAAGGTTAGAAGGCAATATGAACCAGCTGAAAAAGGATTAATTATTAGAATAACTGATTCTGAGCTTTTAAGTAAGACAGGAGGAATTGTGCAAGGAATGAGTGGCAGTCCTATTGTGCAAGATGGTAAATTAGTAGGAGCTATTACCCATGTTTTTGTCAATGATTCTACTCGTGGCTATGGTATTTTGGCTCAATGGATGATAATGCAGACCGATTTATTAGAGAAGAATCTTGCCAAAGAATTTGTATCATAA
- the steA gene encoding putative cytokinetic ring protein SteA: MQLTGRVRLGTKTKDLVKELVEGEIAVIDHKDIDQLAAESLIERKVKAVINASPSISGKYPNLGPRRLLSAGIPIIDNVEKNIFDRLAEGDLITIQDGQILKDKKLLFQGEVLNSKKVEHRLEETKENLGVELNKFVDNTLDYAKKEKHLILGIDIPEVDIKLKEKDVLIVVRGKDYREDLEAVSSYIREVRPVLIGVDGGADALVEYGFEPDIIIGDMDSISDDVLACGAELIVHAYPDGRAPGMKRIKALNLEAKTFPAPGTSEDIAMLLAYEKGAELIVAVGTHTTMIDFLEKGRPGMASTFLVRLKVGSKLVDAKGVNKLYKSRIKPKYVAEVLVASLIPIIAIMSVSAPFNQLLKLLLIRLRMNIGF; the protein is encoded by the coding sequence ATGCAATTAACTGGAAGAGTTAGACTAGGTACTAAGACGAAGGATTTAGTCAAGGAATTGGTTGAAGGGGAGATAGCTGTAATTGATCATAAAGATATCGATCAATTAGCTGCTGAATCATTGATTGAAAGAAAGGTCAAGGCTGTAATCAATGCTAGCCCATCTATTAGTGGTAAATATCCTAATTTAGGTCCTAGAAGATTATTATCAGCTGGTATACCAATTATCGATAATGTTGAGAAGAATATCTTCGATAGGTTAGCTGAAGGGGATTTGATTACTATTCAAGATGGTCAGATATTAAAAGATAAAAAGTTATTATTTCAAGGTGAGGTTCTTAACAGTAAGAAGGTTGAGCATAGGCTAGAAGAGACTAAGGAGAATCTAGGAGTAGAACTGAACAAATTTGTAGACAACACCCTAGATTATGCCAAAAAGGAGAAGCATCTGATTTTAGGAATAGACATACCTGAAGTAGATATTAAGCTAAAGGAGAAAGATGTATTAATTGTAGTTAGAGGGAAGGATTATCGAGAGGATTTAGAGGCTGTTAGTTCTTATATTAGGGAGGTTAGACCTGTCTTAATTGGAGTAGATGGGGGAGCAGATGCTTTAGTGGAATATGGATTTGAACCTGACATTATTATTGGTGATATGGATAGTATTAGTGATGATGTTTTAGCATGTGGTGCTGAATTGATTGTCCATGCCTATCCTGATGGTCGTGCTCCAGGAATGAAGAGGATTAAAGCTCTTAATTTAGAGGCTAAAACCTTTCCAGCTCCAGGGACAAGTGAGGATATTGCTATGTTATTGGCTTATGAGAAGGGTGCAGAGTTGATTGTAGCTGTAGGTACTCATACTACCATGATAGATTTTTTAGAGAAAGGTCGTCCAGGGATGGCTAGTACCTTTTTGGTTAGGTTGAAGGTAGGAAGTAAGTTAGTAGATGCCAAAGGGGTCAATAAGTTATATAAAAGCCGAATAAAGCCCAAATATGTTGCAGAGGTTCTAGTAGCATCATTAATACCGATTATTGCTATAATGAGTGTGTCAGCACCATTTAATCAATTACTCAAATTATTACTAATCAGATTAAGAATGAATATTGGCTTTTAG